The Microbacterium horticulturae genome has a window encoding:
- a CDS encoding helix-turn-helix transcriptional regulator, protein MENRREGNRSTRDATNGGPSVIDGPARRRLSASGRRHSETREMVLRMVEAQSSPVSTAALSTATGLHENTVRGHLDQLYADGYIGREREPAAGRGRPAWLWTAARPDPENPYAALAGVLADSLAQAGGDPIGRAREAGRRWGQEIAARRASIAAAEVAASTPPSEAAQLPSPRQTVIDVMREQGFAPEDRGDDVMLSRCPLIEAATRHPTIICAVHQGMIDGVLASTGDEADTRLIPFSAPGRCTLQLRIAR, encoded by the coding sequence GTGGAAAATCGTCGTGAGGGTAATCGGTCGACGCGGGATGCCACGAACGGCGGACCTTCGGTGATCGACGGACCCGCGAGGCGGCGTCTGTCGGCGTCGGGCAGGCGTCACTCCGAGACACGGGAGATGGTGCTGCGCATGGTCGAGGCGCAGAGCTCTCCGGTCTCGACGGCCGCGCTGTCGACCGCGACCGGACTGCACGAGAACACCGTGCGCGGACACCTCGACCAGCTGTATGCCGACGGATACATCGGGCGCGAGCGCGAGCCCGCCGCCGGGCGCGGGCGGCCGGCGTGGCTGTGGACCGCAGCGCGGCCCGACCCGGAGAACCCCTATGCAGCGCTGGCCGGTGTCTTGGCCGACTCGCTCGCGCAGGCCGGCGGTGACCCCATTGGCCGGGCGCGCGAGGCCGGGCGACGCTGGGGCCAGGAGATCGCGGCGCGGCGCGCGTCCATCGCCGCGGCCGAGGTCGCGGCATCCACTCCGCCGTCCGAAGCCGCGCAGCTCCCTTCCCCGCGACAGACCGTGATCGACGTCATGCGCGAGCAGGGCTTCGCGCCCGAGGACCGCGGGGACGACGTGATGCTGTCTCGCTGCCCGCTCATCGAGGCGGCGACGAGGCATCCCACCATCATCTGCGCCGTCCACCAAGGCATGATCGACGGCGTGCTCGCCTCGACGGGCGACGAGGCCGACACCCGGCTCATCCCGTTCAGCGCGCCCGGCCGTTGCACTCTGCAGCTGCGGATCGCCCGATGA
- a CDS encoding DUF2249 domain-containing protein, translating into MSNIEIHQSREDAASAAAHDHATECTCGEVNEDLPEFDVQTIPHAIRHQAIFGAVEALKPGAGLIISANHNPLPLLAQLEARYEDRFSTSYLDQGPDRWRILIRNAA; encoded by the coding sequence ATGTCGAACATCGAGATCCATCAGTCCCGCGAGGATGCCGCCAGCGCAGCCGCGCACGACCACGCCACGGAGTGCACGTGCGGCGAGGTCAACGAAGACCTTCCCGAGTTCGACGTGCAGACCATTCCGCACGCGATCCGCCACCAGGCGATCTTCGGCGCGGTCGAGGCGCTGAAGCCGGGCGCGGGCCTGATCATCTCGGCGAATCACAACCCGCTGCCGCTACTGGCTCAGCTCGAGGCGCGCTACGAGGACCGCTTCAGCACCAGCTACCTCGACCAGGGCCCCGACCGCTGGCGCATCCTCATCCGCAACGCGGCGTGA
- the hpf gene encoding ribosome hibernation-promoting factor, HPF/YfiA family encodes METSIVGVGVSVSDRFRGVVDEKATRIENLAPRAQQMDVKVTHRAYHNGHKEDSTVELTLSGKGLPVVRAEAVDGDKFTALDLAVDKLTEQVRRAKEKRVDARRRPRGAVLDKGTGSLEGVDLQPASVDVLRAVATGEIPLVRGEEPEEDYTPVVIRTKRFEPEWMTVEDAVDRMELVGHDFFLFIDARTDHPSVVYRRKGWDYGVISLTAAAPPSAELAS; translated from the coding sequence ATGGAAACCAGCATCGTCGGCGTGGGTGTGAGCGTCTCCGATCGGTTCCGCGGCGTGGTGGACGAGAAGGCCACCCGCATCGAGAACCTGGCACCGCGTGCCCAGCAGATGGACGTGAAGGTCACCCACAGGGCGTACCACAACGGCCACAAGGAGGACTCGACCGTCGAGCTCACCCTGAGTGGGAAGGGCCTTCCCGTGGTGAGGGCCGAGGCCGTGGACGGCGACAAGTTCACCGCCCTCGACCTGGCGGTCGACAAGCTCACCGAGCAGGTGCGGCGCGCGAAGGAGAAGCGCGTGGATGCGCGTCGTCGACCGCGCGGCGCTGTGCTCGACAAGGGAACCGGTTCGCTTGAGGGAGTCGACCTCCAGCCGGCATCCGTCGACGTGCTGCGCGCGGTCGCGACCGGTGAGATCCCGCTCGTGAGAGGGGAAGAACCGGAGGAGGACTACACGCCCGTCGTGATCCGCACCAAGCGGTTCGAGCCGGAGTGGATGACGGTCGAAGACGCCGTCGACCGCATGGAGCTGGTCGGGCACGACTTCTTCCTGTTCATCGATGCGCGCACCGACCACCCGAGCGTGGTCTATCGCCGCAAGGGCTGGGATTACGGCGTGATCTCGCTGACCGCCGCGGCACCACCGTCGGCAGAGCTGGCTTCGTAG
- a CDS encoding ComF family protein: protein MDEVWMPVRAACAQALALAFPVECAGCGQPDIALCDTCRGMLHPQVVKQVLADGLTVRSALPFAGVPARVLRALKEEGRTSLARAFAPALAAALGEVPGVVVPVPTSRAAMRRRGYRVAELLARRAGVRPVRALRIVRATADQRGLSRTARADNVTGSLQATRRLDGLEVIVVDDVVTTGATLVEAARALRTAGAHVRAAVTVAATPRHFPDTAG from the coding sequence GTGGACGAGGTGTGGATGCCGGTGCGCGCCGCCTGCGCGCAGGCGCTCGCTCTCGCGTTTCCGGTGGAGTGCGCGGGGTGCGGGCAGCCCGACATCGCGCTATGCGATACCTGTCGCGGGATGCTGCACCCGCAGGTGGTGAAGCAGGTGCTGGCCGACGGGCTCACCGTGCGCAGCGCACTGCCGTTCGCCGGGGTGCCGGCGCGCGTGCTGCGCGCACTGAAGGAGGAGGGGCGCACTTCGCTCGCACGGGCATTCGCCCCGGCGCTCGCGGCGGCGCTGGGCGAAGTGCCCGGCGTGGTGGTGCCGGTGCCGACCTCGCGCGCCGCGATGCGCCGCCGCGGTTACCGCGTCGCCGAGCTGCTGGCACGGAGGGCCGGGGTCCGTCCGGTGCGCGCACTGCGCATCGTGCGCGCGACGGCAGACCAGCGCGGGCTGTCGCGCACGGCCCGCGCTGACAATGTCACCGGCAGCCTGCAGGCGACGCGGCGGCTCGACGGACTGGAGGTGATCGTCGTCGACGACGTCGTCACGACGGGCGCGACCCTGGTCGAGGCGGCTCGGGCCCTGCGCACGGCGGGGGCGCACGTGCGGGCGGCAGTGACGGTGGCGGCGACGCCGCGACACTTTCCCGATACGGCGGGCTGA
- a CDS encoding LpqB family beta-propeller domain-containing protein: protein MRRGMLHRAAAVAMAAALAVMLSACAGLPTSGPVFAGLQPGAVAPPDFSYVPVKPQDGASPEQIVQGFIDAGIGPESNWAIAQLYLAPSFQGKWNPSATTTIDDRSARSYVATDDGHVVLTVTQQATVDADGVYKTSDGGQTPLSFELAKVEGQWRISKAPDGIVLGVDQFASVFHQYPLMYFDPAWRYLVPDMRWFPSINAPTRIATALIDGKPSSWLAGSVVSAFTDDVSLDPVSVSVTGSTGRVGLTRAALSLDRQTLDRMQTQLVYSMTAAGISDVAMEYNSSPLTAQPVSTRSTRIDPRALVQTDKAFGFLASGGDVEAVKGVSDAVAKLHPVSAQLSADYTTAAVRTGDGAVARASSTGGGAVLDRRSGLVDPVVDPQNYIWSVPSADPHALIAYAPDGNGVKIAGAWSNASRVTAMALSRDGTRLAAIVTVGGQSTIEIAGIVRDQNGVPTSLGDSTTLGTLPHAGVSLTWLSDTTLGAVAGTGGDTIVVQQTVSGPATSTSAPDDAVTIAGTTGTTVRLLGDDGTLYSQRGSNWEKAGAGVRVLGEAQGIPPSQG, encoded by the coding sequence ATGAGACGGGGGATGCTGCACCGGGCCGCGGCGGTCGCGATGGCGGCCGCGTTGGCCGTCATGCTCTCGGCGTGCGCCGGGCTGCCGACGTCGGGCCCGGTGTTCGCAGGTCTCCAGCCGGGCGCGGTCGCGCCGCCCGACTTCTCGTATGTGCCGGTCAAGCCGCAGGACGGGGCCTCGCCCGAGCAGATAGTGCAGGGCTTCATCGACGCGGGCATCGGCCCGGAGAGCAACTGGGCCATCGCCCAGCTGTACCTGGCGCCGTCGTTCCAGGGCAAGTGGAACCCGAGCGCGACGACCACCATCGACGACCGTTCGGCGCGTTCGTACGTCGCCACCGACGACGGCCACGTCGTGCTGACGGTGACGCAGCAGGCCACCGTCGACGCCGACGGCGTGTACAAGACCTCCGACGGCGGGCAGACTCCGCTGTCGTTCGAGCTGGCCAAGGTCGAGGGACAGTGGCGCATCAGCAAGGCCCCCGACGGAATAGTGCTGGGCGTCGACCAGTTCGCGAGCGTCTTCCACCAGTACCCGCTGATGTACTTCGACCCCGCATGGCGCTACCTCGTGCCCGACATGCGGTGGTTCCCGTCGATCAATGCGCCCACGCGCATCGCCACGGCGCTCATCGACGGCAAACCCAGCAGCTGGCTGGCGGGCAGCGTGGTCTCGGCGTTCACAGACGACGTGTCGCTCGACCCGGTGTCGGTGTCGGTCACCGGCAGCACCGGGCGGGTGGGCCTGACCCGCGCGGCGCTGTCGCTGGACCGTCAGACCCTCGACCGTATGCAGACGCAGCTCGTGTACAGCATGACGGCGGCGGGCATCTCCGACGTGGCGATGGAGTACAACTCCAGTCCGCTGACCGCCCAGCCCGTCTCGACCCGCTCCACCCGCATCGACCCGCGTGCGCTCGTGCAGACCGACAAGGCCTTCGGCTTCCTCGCGTCGGGCGGTGACGTCGAAGCGGTGAAGGGCGTCAGCGATGCGGTGGCCAAGCTGCATCCGGTATCCGCACAACTATCGGCGGACTACACGACCGCCGCGGTGCGCACCGGCGATGGGGCCGTCGCGCGGGCGTCGTCGACGGGCGGGGGAGCCGTTCTCGACCGCCGATCGGGCCTGGTCGATCCCGTGGTCGACCCGCAGAACTACATCTGGAGCGTGCCGTCGGCCGATCCGCACGCACTGATCGCGTACGCGCCGGACGGCAACGGCGTCAAGATCGCCGGCGCGTGGTCGAACGCGTCGCGGGTGACGGCGATGGCGCTCTCGCGTGACGGTACGCGGTTGGCGGCGATCGTCACGGTCGGCGGCCAGTCGACGATCGAGATCGCGGGCATCGTCCGTGATCAGAACGGCGTGCCGACCTCGCTCGGAGACTCGACGACGCTGGGCACCCTCCCGCACGCCGGAGTGTCGCTGACGTGGCTCAGCGACACCACATTGGGTGCCGTGGCGGGGACGGGCGGTGACACCATCGTGGTGCAGCAGACCGTGTCGGGCCCGGCCACCTCGACGAGCGCGCCCGACGACGCCGTGACCATCGCGGGCACGACCGGCACGACGGTGCGCCTGCTCGGTGACGACGGCACGCTGTACTCTCAGCGGGGCTCGAACTGGGAGAAGGCCGGCGCCGGGGTCCGCGTGCTCGGCGAGGCGCAGGGCATTCCACCGTCGCAGGGATGA
- the mtrB gene encoding MtrAB system histidine kinase MtrB has protein sequence MPTAAVTVAGRSVTWRDGAWWRARAERIGTLWRRSLRFRTVVITLVLTALTIIIACVWMALAIQNDLFESRKTQALTDARRAVDSAQSTLDNAVVQDDPVQVQNLLTSIQGPLSQQSATDMTLAIRVDATPSQLAPPGFRSGGLTESMISAELRKHVRDSGSVDKQWAQSIALPGPDDSVRPGIVVGQQIVVPDIGPYELYLAYDLDDASSTLSFVQATLWIVGSALVVLIGAIAWFTLRAVTTPIREAADTSAQLAAGDLGVRLRVRGEDELATLGRSFNAMADSIQSQINQLAELSLVQQRFVSDVSHELRTPLTTIRLATDMLNDHRDEFDPTTARATELLHAQVQRFEVLLTDLLEISRYDAGSVQLELEPTSLARLAEDVIASMQQLAEQHGSDVRLVAPGGYSPVDMDPRRIRRIVRNLLGNAIEHGEGKPIVVTVDSNQQAVALAVRDYGMGMTEADAERVFDRFWRADPSRKRTIGGTGLGLSISLGDATLHRGTLAVWSRPGYGSNFVLTLPRGSHPVEAGSPLPTDPGDEATDDLGLTQPIIVSRPMDGGDA, from the coding sequence GTGCCCACGGCAGCGGTGACCGTCGCCGGCCGTTCCGTCACCTGGCGGGACGGCGCATGGTGGCGGGCGCGCGCGGAGCGCATCGGCACGCTCTGGCGCCGCTCTCTGCGCTTCCGCACCGTCGTCATCACCCTCGTGCTGACCGCGCTGACGATCATCATCGCCTGCGTGTGGATGGCCCTGGCGATTCAGAACGACCTGTTCGAGTCGCGCAAGACGCAGGCGCTCACCGACGCGCGCCGCGCGGTCGACAGCGCGCAGTCGACGCTCGACAACGCCGTGGTGCAAGACGACCCCGTCCAGGTGCAGAATCTGCTCACCAGCATCCAGGGTCCTCTCTCGCAGCAGTCGGCGACCGACATGACTCTCGCGATCCGGGTGGACGCGACGCCCTCGCAGCTGGCGCCCCCCGGGTTCCGCTCGGGGGGACTGACCGAGAGCATGATCTCGGCTGAGCTGCGCAAGCACGTGCGTGACTCCGGCTCGGTCGACAAGCAGTGGGCGCAGTCGATCGCCCTGCCCGGGCCCGACGACAGCGTGCGCCCCGGCATCGTCGTCGGCCAGCAGATCGTGGTGCCCGACATCGGTCCGTACGAGCTGTACCTCGCCTATGACCTCGACGACGCGTCGTCGACGCTGAGTTTCGTGCAGGCGACGCTGTGGATCGTCGGGTCGGCGCTGGTCGTGCTCATCGGCGCCATCGCCTGGTTCACGCTCCGTGCGGTGACCACCCCGATCCGCGAAGCCGCCGACACGAGTGCGCAGTTGGCCGCGGGCGATCTCGGGGTGCGCCTGCGCGTGCGCGGCGAAGACGAGCTGGCGACCCTCGGCCGCTCGTTCAACGCCATGGCCGACAGCATCCAATCCCAGATCAACCAGCTGGCCGAGCTCTCGCTCGTGCAGCAGCGCTTCGTGTCGGACGTCTCGCATGAGCTGCGCACACCGCTGACGACGATCCGGCTGGCGACCGACATGCTCAACGACCACCGCGACGAGTTCGACCCGACCACAGCGCGCGCGACCGAGCTGCTGCACGCCCAGGTGCAGCGGTTCGAGGTGCTGCTGACCGACCTGCTGGAGATCAGCCGGTACGACGCCGGATCGGTGCAGCTCGAGCTCGAGCCGACGAGTCTGGCCCGGCTCGCCGAAGACGTGATCGCCTCGATGCAGCAACTGGCCGAGCAGCACGGGAGCGATGTGCGGCTCGTGGCGCCGGGCGGGTATTCGCCGGTCGACATGGACCCGCGCCGGATCCGGCGAATAGTGCGCAACCTGCTCGGCAACGCGATCGAGCACGGTGAGGGCAAACCCATCGTGGTGACCGTCGACAGCAATCAGCAGGCGGTGGCGCTGGCGGTGCGCGACTACGGGATGGGCATGACCGAGGCCGATGCCGAGCGCGTGTTCGACCGATTCTGGCGCGCCGACCCGTCGCGCAAGCGCACGATCGGCGGCACCGGCTTGGGGCTGTCGATCTCGCTGGGCGACGCGACGCTGCACCGCGGCACGCTGGCGGTCTGGTCGCGTCCCGGATACGGGTCGAACTTCGTGCTCACGTTGCCGCGCGGGTCGCATCCGGTGGAGGCGGGCTCGCCGCTGCCCACCGACCCGGGTGACGAGGCGACGGATGACCTCGGCCTCACCCAGCCCATCATCGTGAGCCGGCCGATGGACGGAGGGGACGCATGA
- the mtrA gene encoding MtrAB system response regulator MtrA — MTSRILVVDDDTALAEMIGIVLRTEGFETFFCADGATAVQEWRAHRPDLILLDLMLPGMDGIEICTRIRAESGVPIIMLTARADTADVVRGLESGADDYIVKPFNPKELVARIRTRLRPGAQPESEMLRIGDLQVDVAAHEVRRGQSSIALTPLEFELLVALASKPQQVFSREMLLEQVWGYHYKADTRLVNVHVQRLRAKVELDPDNPKIVTTVRGVGYRAGAIV; from the coding sequence ATGACTTCTCGAATCCTGGTGGTCGACGACGACACCGCGCTCGCGGAGATGATCGGCATCGTGTTGCGCACGGAGGGGTTCGAGACCTTCTTCTGCGCCGACGGCGCCACCGCCGTCCAGGAGTGGCGTGCGCACCGGCCCGATCTCATCCTGCTCGACTTGATGCTGCCCGGCATGGACGGCATCGAGATCTGCACGCGCATCCGCGCGGAATCGGGCGTTCCGATCATCATGCTCACCGCCCGCGCCGACACGGCCGATGTGGTGCGCGGGCTCGAGTCGGGCGCCGATGACTACATCGTCAAGCCGTTCAATCCCAAAGAGCTCGTCGCGCGCATCCGCACCCGGCTGCGACCCGGTGCCCAGCCCGAGTCCGAGATGCTGCGCATCGGTGATCTGCAGGTGGATGTCGCGGCCCACGAGGTGCGCCGGGGCCAGTCCTCGATAGCCCTGACACCGCTGGAGTTCGAGCTGCTCGTGGCGCTCGCATCGAAGCCGCAGCAGGTCTTCTCGCGCGAGATGCTGCTCGAGCAGGTGTGGGGGTACCACTACAAGGCCGACACCCGGCTGGTCAACGTGCACGTGCAGCGGCTCCGTGCGAAGGTCGAGCTCGACCCCGACAATCCGAAGATCGTCACCACCGTGCGCGGCGTCGGCTATCGCGCCGGCGCCATCGTGTGA
- a CDS encoding glycerophosphoryl diester phosphodiesterase membrane domain-containing protein, translating to MTAYPTWTPASRPGIIPLQPLSFGTVLGRSFSALRHNPRVLLGFALVVQVLATLLVVAVVAGTSFWAFSRLQNIPTTSPDYDTITAGSVGIVLVVSGLAGLVAAALQTLVQAVVVMDVARGAVAERAPLRELWQNVKPVLWRLIGYTLLLTAALVLGIGIVVGIVIGVSTLSPLAGILLTVLAVLGAIPLLLWLSTKLLLTAPAIVLEHATIRGGIARSWRLSRGRFWPMLGVLVIVQVIFSAVAYAISMPFSLLGSLAGSVIAPTGDANTQTIITMVVALALPEMVSLVVGSVSAVVQATAASLLYIDARMRKEGLDLDLLSYVERRDAGGAGLPDPFRANIGRELLRAPLGYMPAAYPPAYGQPPSGQPPYGQQPYGQPSYGQPPYGQPPYGQPPYGQPPYGQQPPAAAYPPPQPPQVPERGERDEGPVPPAPDPTQWTAPGGPTPPE from the coding sequence GTGACCGCCTATCCCACCTGGACCCCGGCATCCCGTCCCGGCATCATCCCGCTGCAGCCTCTGAGCTTCGGCACCGTGTTGGGGCGCTCGTTCAGCGCCCTGCGGCACAACCCGCGGGTCCTGCTGGGATTCGCGCTCGTCGTGCAGGTGCTGGCGACGCTCCTGGTGGTCGCCGTCGTGGCGGGGACCTCGTTCTGGGCCTTCAGCCGGCTGCAGAACATCCCGACGACCTCGCCCGATTACGACACGATCACCGCCGGCTCGGTCGGCATCGTCCTGGTGGTGTCGGGGCTGGCCGGTCTTGTCGCTGCGGCGCTGCAGACGCTCGTACAGGCGGTCGTGGTGATGGATGTCGCGCGCGGCGCTGTCGCCGAGCGTGCGCCCCTGCGCGAGCTGTGGCAAAACGTGAAGCCGGTGCTGTGGCGCCTGATCGGATACACGCTGCTGCTCACGGCCGCCCTCGTCCTGGGCATCGGGATCGTCGTGGGCATCGTCATCGGGGTCAGCACGCTCTCGCCCCTCGCGGGAATCCTGCTCACCGTGCTCGCCGTGCTCGGAGCCATCCCGCTGCTGCTGTGGCTGTCGACCAAGCTGCTGCTCACCGCGCCCGCCATCGTGCTCGAGCACGCCACGATCCGCGGCGGTATAGCCCGCTCGTGGCGGCTGAGCCGCGGACGGTTCTGGCCGATGCTGGGTGTGCTCGTGATCGTGCAGGTGATCTTCAGCGCCGTCGCATATGCGATCTCGATGCCGTTCAGCCTGCTCGGCAGTCTTGCCGGCAGCGTGATCGCCCCCACCGGAGACGCCAACACGCAGACCATCATCACCATGGTGGTCGCCCTGGCACTGCCGGAGATGGTCTCGCTGGTCGTCGGTTCGGTGTCGGCCGTCGTGCAGGCGACCGCGGCGTCGCTGCTGTACATCGACGCGCGCATGCGCAAGGAGGGGCTCGACCTCGACCTGCTCTCGTACGTCGAGCGGCGCGACGCGGGCGGCGCAGGGCTGCCCGACCCGTTCCGCGCCAACATCGGGCGCGAACTGCTTCGCGCGCCGCTCGGCTACATGCCCGCCGCCTACCCGCCCGCATACGGGCAACCCCCGTCTGGGCAGCCGCCATACGGGCAGCAGCCGTACGGGCAGCCGTCGTATGGACAACCGCCGTACGGGCAGCCCCCGTATGGGCAGCCGCCGTACGGGCAACCGCCGTACGGCCAACAGCCGCCCGCCGCGGCCTATCCCCCGCCGCAGCCACCGCAGGTCCCCGAGCGCGGGGAGCGAGACGAAGGGCCGGTCCCGCCGGCGCCCGACCCGACGCAGTGGACCGCCCCCGGAGGGCCCACTCCCCCCGAATGA
- a CDS encoding DUF4129 domain-containing protein, giving the protein MILFPFDPEQPPLTPDGDQARRWAERELSDPAYAAAHPTPIDRIARAVQEFFERLFNSHVDTTLGLWLAVAIAVVLLALIVAAVIFSGRSRLSRRAAPTAHDLFGDSETRTAAQLRRAAASAASSGDFDEAVILRFRALALGLVERELVELVPGATVHAFARRAGDLFPDQGERMDAAAAVFDDVRYLRRGGTADGYALIAAVDDAVRGRSVPSPEPVR; this is encoded by the coding sequence ATGATCCTCTTCCCCTTCGATCCCGAGCAGCCGCCGCTGACGCCCGATGGCGATCAGGCACGCCGGTGGGCAGAGCGCGAGCTCAGCGACCCGGCGTATGCGGCTGCGCACCCGACCCCGATCGACCGCATCGCCCGGGCCGTGCAGGAGTTCTTCGAGCGCCTGTTCAACTCCCACGTCGATACGACGCTCGGTCTCTGGCTGGCCGTCGCCATCGCCGTCGTCCTGCTGGCACTCATCGTCGCGGCGGTCATCTTCTCCGGACGTTCGCGTCTGTCGCGGCGCGCCGCTCCCACCGCGCACGATCTGTTCGGCGACAGCGAGACCCGCACCGCCGCGCAGTTGCGCCGTGCCGCGGCATCCGCCGCCTCCTCCGGTGACTTCGATGAGGCGGTGATCCTGCGCTTCCGCGCCCTCGCCCTCGGACTCGTCGAGCGCGAGCTGGTCGAGCTCGTGCCCGGCGCGACCGTGCACGCCTTCGCGCGGCGCGCGGGCGATCTGTTCCCCGACCAGGGAGAACGGATGGATGCCGCAGCCGCCGTCTTCGACGATGTGCGGTACCTGCGACGTGGCGGCACCGCCGACGGCTATGCGCTCATCGCGGCTGTCGACGATGCCGTGCGCGGGCGCAGCGTGCCGTCACCGGAGCCCGTCCGGTGA
- a CDS encoding DUF4350 domain-containing protein: protein MTAVTTATPPTRRRRVGIWVSIGVVVVVVGVIATILSGLGQWNRRDVLDPESTGADGARALARVLDQHGVAVHVVRDRHALDEALDAAGRTDRLPAMATLVLPDSPLLSDATFQKMADGADDVVIAQPQARAARVLFDAELSGYGTDQPIGPGCALPAAQRSGSISPGTLFAPPNDPDITACYTVDGDAALLQRTLGGRTVTLLDAAELFTNATLADDGNAALGVNLLGVHSDLIWYVPSAGDADAGEVAADLGSLTPGWVSPVIVLLLLVGVAAAVWRGRRFGPLVAENLPVTVRAAETTDGRARLYARSGDRVHVADRLRIGTLTRLARVLGLGRATPANEISDAVADRLGMPRAQVRGILIDDQPATDRELLTISDRLRDLERRVHQAVRPDTNPPTDTGRTP from the coding sequence GTGACGGCGGTCACGACCGCCACGCCGCCGACGCGTCGCCGGCGCGTCGGCATCTGGGTCTCGATCGGCGTGGTCGTGGTCGTCGTGGGCGTCATCGCGACGATCCTGTCCGGCCTCGGCCAGTGGAATCGCCGCGACGTGCTCGACCCCGAGTCGACCGGCGCCGACGGGGCCCGCGCCCTGGCCCGGGTGCTCGATCAGCACGGCGTCGCCGTGCATGTCGTGCGCGACCGGCACGCTCTCGACGAGGCGTTGGATGCCGCCGGCCGCACCGACCGCCTCCCGGCCATGGCCACGCTCGTGCTGCCCGACAGCCCGCTGTTGTCGGATGCGACGTTCCAGAAGATGGCCGACGGCGCCGACGACGTCGTGATCGCCCAGCCGCAGGCGCGCGCCGCACGTGTGCTGTTCGACGCCGAGCTGTCGGGCTACGGCACCGACCAGCCGATCGGCCCCGGCTGCGCGCTGCCGGCCGCTCAGCGGTCAGGATCGATCTCCCCCGGCACGCTGTTCGCACCCCCGAACGACCCCGACATCACCGCCTGCTACACCGTCGACGGCGACGCAGCTCTGCTGCAGCGCACCCTCGGCGGCCGCACCGTCACCCTTCTCGATGCGGCCGAACTGTTCACGAACGCGACGCTCGCCGACGACGGCAACGCCGCCCTGGGCGTCAACCTGCTCGGCGTGCACTCCGACCTCATCTGGTACGTGCCCTCGGCGGGCGACGCCGACGCCGGCGAGGTCGCGGCCGATCTCGGGTCGCTCACGCCGGGATGGGTGTCGCCCGTCATCGTGCTCCTGCTGCTCGTCGGCGTCGCCGCCGCCGTGTGGCGGGGGCGCCGTTTCGGCCCGCTGGTCGCCGAGAACCTGCCGGTCACCGTGCGCGCCGCCGAGACGACCGACGGCCGCGCACGCCTGTACGCACGTTCCGGCGACCGCGTGCACGTCGCCGACCGGCTGCGCATCGGCACTCTCACCCGACTCGCCCGCGTGCTGGGCCTGGGCCGTGCGACGCCGGCGAACGAGATCTCCGACGCCGTCGCCGACAGACTCGGGATGCCCCGGGCCCAGGTGCGCGGCATCCTCATCGACGATCAGCCCGCCACCGATCGCGAACTGCTCACGATCAGCGACCGTCTGCGCGACCTCGAGCGCCGCGTGCACCAGGCGGTGCGCCCCGACACGAACCCGCCCACCGACACGGGGAGGACCCCATGA